In Pelosinus sp. IPA-1, a single genomic region encodes these proteins:
- a CDS encoding AraC family transcriptional regulator: MKKKGIHKFLTRKHMLPRDYEIFHFLNTDLPFLYLHHHDFYEFFIYLSGDVTYLIEGKSYNLQFGDIILINTSELHQAVVNSIKIPYERIVLWINKSFLQGLSTPEIDLTLCFESVAKKNVIRVDIENQQNIKTLLNKLLSLENYKGLGKNLLYKAYIIEIAIYLNNLVFNDKSHLDITVQKNHIIEGIIEYINNHLDEDITIDALSREFYLSKFHLSREFSKHTGTTIHRYIVQKKLIVAKELILKDYPINSVYKQSGFGDYSNFFRAFKNEYGVTPKQFYNIMAALKLNKSP; this comes from the coding sequence ATGAAAAAAAAAGGCATACATAAATTTTTGACACGCAAACATATGCTACCCCGTGACTATGAAATCTTTCACTTTTTAAATACTGATCTTCCCTTTCTATATTTACATCATCATGATTTTTATGAGTTTTTTATATATCTCTCTGGAGATGTGACCTATTTAATTGAAGGCAAATCTTATAATCTACAATTCGGAGACATTATATTAATTAATACAAGCGAACTTCACCAAGCAGTCGTTAATAGCATAAAGATTCCCTATGAGCGTATCGTGCTTTGGATAAACAAATCCTTTCTGCAAGGATTATCAACTCCAGAAATCGATCTTACCCTATGCTTTGAAAGCGTAGCAAAAAAAAATGTAATAAGAGTTGATATTGAAAATCAACAAAACATAAAGACACTGCTCAATAAACTGCTGAGTCTAGAAAACTACAAAGGTCTCGGCAAGAACTTGCTCTATAAGGCTTATATTATAGAGATTGCCATATACTTAAACAATCTTGTTTTTAACGATAAATCTCACTTAGATATTACTGTACAGAAGAACCACATAATTGAAGGAATAATTGAGTATATTAATAATCATCTCGATGAAGACATTACCATTGATGCGCTTTCTAGAGAGTTTTATCTTAGTAAATTCCATCTGTCTAGGGAATTTTCTAAGCATACAGGTACTACCATTCACAGGTATATTGTACAGAAAAAGTTAATTGTCGCAAAAGAGCTAATTCTTAAAGACTATCCAATAAATAGCGTTTACAAACAATCAGGTTTTGGTGATTATTCAAATTTCTTCAGAGCTTTTAAGAATGAATACGGTGTTACTCCTAAGCAATTTTATAATATAATGGCAGCATTAAAATTAAATAAATCACCATGA
- a CDS encoding ElyC/SanA/YdcF family protein, with the protein MKQQELHRTVTGTLYIWTKQFIVLMVFLCLCSFAVSEYVSRMGSKYIVGPDDVPKADVILILGAYVLPDGSLSDALGNRLNAGYELYEKGKSDKIIVSGDHGQDNYDEVNAMKKFLTDRNVSAENVFMDHAGFTTYESLYRARDIFKVKKVIIITQQYHLMRAAFIARELGLEAYGVRSDYYYPHPLTRWDQVREILARNKAFFMTQVIKAEPTFLGEVIPISGDGRATNDK; encoded by the coding sequence ATGAAGCAACAAGAGCTGCACAGGACGGTAACTGGTACACTTTACATATGGACAAAGCAATTTATAGTACTAATGGTATTTTTATGCCTATGCTCCTTTGCTGTTAGCGAGTATGTCTCCAGGATGGGGTCAAAATATATTGTCGGCCCGGATGACGTACCGAAAGCGGATGTCATTCTTATTCTAGGAGCATACGTTCTCCCAGACGGTAGCCTATCTGATGCTCTAGGAAACCGATTAAACGCTGGTTACGAACTCTATGAAAAAGGCAAATCAGATAAAATTATTGTCAGCGGCGACCATGGTCAAGATAACTACGACGAAGTCAATGCCATGAAGAAATTCCTCACGGATAGAAATGTATCAGCGGAGAATGTATTTATGGATCATGCCGGTTTTACCACTTACGAAAGTCTCTATCGTGCACGGGATATCTTTAAGGTAAAAAAAGTAATTATCATAACTCAGCAGTATCATCTAATGAGGGCCGCTTTTATCGCCAGGGAACTAGGATTGGAAGCATATGGAGTTAGATCAGATTACTATTACCCCCATCCACTCACACGATGGGATCAAGTGAGAGAAATTTTAGCGAGAAACAAGGCTTTCTTTATGACGCAAGTCATTAAAGCCGAACCGACCTTTCTTGGTGAGGTAATACCCATTAGTGGCGATGGACGGGCTACTAATGATAAATAA
- a CDS encoding suppressor of fused domain protein → MNNYLLKITAHYEQVWRSQGSKRYWTDGPVNELPPGFHILEFPPHDDREMWTYATCGMSQPGDTRPIEIHMFSEIQHIDNIELLTALAHYYHSGAVLRFGHTLNLGKSWIEGSLCTRGMLSLPYLDGEELELLDLETKTVQFLWLIPITESELDYKKQYGLDQTEKLFEERELDFANPFRDSLI, encoded by the coding sequence ATGAATAATTATTTGCTTAAGATAACAGCACACTACGAGCAGGTTTGGAGATCTCAGGGGAGTAAGCGATATTGGACGGACGGTCCAGTTAACGAGCTACCACCTGGATTTCATATTTTGGAGTTCCCACCTCACGATGACCGTGAAATGTGGACTTATGCTACCTGTGGCATGTCTCAGCCGGGAGACACAAGGCCGATTGAAATACATATGTTTTCTGAGATTCAGCATATAGATAACATTGAATTGCTTACCGCTTTGGCGCATTACTACCATTCGGGTGCTGTTTTGCGCTTCGGGCACACCTTAAATTTAGGAAAATCATGGATAGAAGGCTCGCTATGTACTCGCGGGATGCTGAGCCTGCCTTATTTAGATGGAGAAGAGCTTGAACTACTAGATTTGGAAACTAAAACAGTTCAATTTTTATGGTTGATCCCGATTACCGAAAGCGAACTTGATTACAAAAAACAGTATGGCTTAGATCAGACCGAGAAACTGTTCGAGGAAAGAGAACTGGATTTTGCTAATCCATTCCGTGATAGCCTGATTTGA
- a CDS encoding polymorphic toxin type 17 domain-containing protein gives MSNYLKRLGLISPTIRTFTSKLDTDDYTTKNQRSAIWDVQLSNTGKNQLGWATRDGSHNVSLDGNITHK, from the coding sequence ATCAGTAATTACCTAAAACGACTTGGACTCATTAGTCCCACAATAAGGACCTTTACCAGCAAGCTGGATACAGATGACTATACCACGAAGAATCAAAGGTCAGCCATATGGGATGTACAACTTTCTAATACAGGTAAGAATCAATTAGGTTGGGCGACTAGGGATGGCTCGCATAATGTATCTTTAGATGGTAATATTACGCACAAGTAA
- a CDS encoding HAD-IA family hydrolase, with product MIKIVAFDFDGTIADTIPMCIEVFKKSVSPYAGHDLTNHEIVQTFGLNEAGMVKAVVKGNWKPALQDFYFYYEKMYDSCKEPFPGICDLIKYLKDKDIIVVLITGKGQRSCDISLKKSGMDNYFSEIMVGDEISHNKAESISKLIKRYSIKNDEFYYIGDALSDVTACREVGVTCLSASWSDHVDLEELRKVNPTYIFNNISSLKIFLESKLTEEEKSYLV from the coding sequence ATGATTAAAATCGTAGCATTTGATTTTGACGGAACAATAGCGGACACAATTCCTATGTGTATTGAGGTTTTTAAAAAATCGGTATCACCTTATGCAGGACATGACTTAACTAATCATGAGATTGTCCAAACTTTTGGACTCAACGAGGCCGGAATGGTTAAAGCAGTGGTAAAAGGCAATTGGAAGCCAGCTCTTCAGGATTTTTATTTTTATTATGAGAAAATGTATGATAGCTGTAAGGAACCTTTTCCGGGGATATGTGATTTAATTAAGTACTTGAAAGATAAAGACATTATTGTAGTATTAATTACAGGAAAGGGTCAAAGAAGCTGCGATATCTCTTTAAAAAAGTCGGGTATGGATAATTATTTTAGTGAGATAATGGTAGGAGATGAAATAAGTCATAATAAAGCAGAATCTATTTCAAAGTTGATAAAACGGTACTCTATTAAGAATGATGAATTTTATTATATAGGCGATGCACTTTCTGATGTAACGGCCTGTAGAGAGGTTGGTGTAACTTGTCTATCAGCATCATGGTCAGATCATGTTGACTTGGAAGAACTGAGAAAGGTTAATCCGACTTATATATTTAACAATATTTCTAGTTTAAAGATATTTTTAGAATCAAAACTAACTGAAGAAGAAAAAAGTTATTTAGTCTAA
- a CDS encoding sugar O-acetyltransferase, with the protein MKTELEKCMAGEIYNCHDEVFLEFKKTTRALLSKYNSLPYDCKGEKREILQSLFCSIGTNVSVGSPFICDYGCNIHLGNNVSVNMNCTFVDCNKITIGNNVLIASNVQIYTVTHPVELAERLTSDWNPGSGEYFCRTYALPVTIGDGCWIGGGVIILPGVNIGRGSVIGAGSVVTKDIPEDCVAVGSPCRVIRKINGACKYD; encoded by the coding sequence ATGAAAACAGAATTGGAAAAGTGTATGGCTGGAGAAATTTATAACTGCCACGATGAAGTTTTTTTAGAGTTTAAAAAGACAACCAGAGCATTATTATCAAAATATAATAGCCTTCCATATGATTGTAAGGGAGAAAAAAGAGAAATTCTGCAGAGCCTTTTTTGTAGTATAGGTACTAATGTATCTGTAGGCTCGCCATTTATCTGTGATTACGGCTGCAATATTCATTTGGGGAACAATGTATCTGTTAATATGAATTGTACTTTTGTGGATTGTAACAAAATCACTATAGGCAATAATGTTCTGATTGCATCTAATGTACAAATTTATACAGTAACTCATCCGGTAGAACTGGCAGAACGATTAACGTCGGATTGGAATCCGGGAAGCGGAGAATATTTTTGCCGTACCTATGCACTTCCTGTTACTATCGGTGATGGTTGTTGGATTGGAGGTGGCGTCATTATTTTGCCCGGAGTCAATATAGGACGTGGCAGTGTTATAGGTGCAGGTAGTGTTGTAACAAAAGATATTCCTGAAGATTGTGTTGCAGTTGGAAGTCCATGCCGAGTAATTCGAAAAATTAATGGAGCTTGCAAATATGATTAA
- a CDS encoding MurR/RpiR family transcriptional regulator produces MFSYDNIQKFNETEIQIYKFIVDNEEKIPYMTIRELSEMMHVSTSTILRFCNKLNCDGYTEFKERLKKYLYQIKEMPPQNDLVELLDYFKRTNTNSFEQKIEQGADFIRKAETVIFIGGGSSGTLARYGARYFSNLGKFSIGLEDAYYPIIKDMVSPTVIVVLSVSGETKEIVNLIDRFKTNKCNILSITNQANSTIAKVSDWNISYNMNMHIVNGGYNATTQVPVLFLIEALARRI; encoded by the coding sequence ATGTTTTCGTATGATAATATTCAAAAATTTAATGAAACTGAAATTCAGATATATAAGTTTATTGTTGATAACGAGGAAAAAATTCCTTATATGACTATTCGGGAATTGAGTGAGATGATGCATGTATCGACATCAACAATCCTTAGATTTTGTAATAAATTGAACTGTGATGGATATACGGAATTTAAAGAAAGACTTAAGAAATATTTATATCAAATCAAGGAAATGCCGCCTCAAAATGATTTAGTTGAGCTATTGGATTACTTTAAGAGAACTAACACTAATTCCTTTGAACAGAAAATAGAGCAAGGTGCGGATTTTATTAGAAAAGCGGAAACAGTTATATTTATAGGAGGGGGTTCCTCGGGTACATTGGCGAGATATGGAGCAAGATATTTCTCTAATTTGGGTAAGTTTTCAATAGGCTTAGAAGATGCTTATTACCCAATTATAAAAGATATGGTGAGTCCTACAGTGATAGTTGTACTCTCGGTTTCAGGAGAAACAAAAGAGATTGTTAATTTAATTGACCGATTCAAAACTAATAAGTGTAATATTTTGAGCATAACTAATCAAGCTAATTCCACAATTGCAAAAGTATCAGACTGGAACATCTCCTACAATATGAATATGCATATAGTTAATGGTGGATATAATGCCACAACCCAGGTGCCTGTATTGTTTCTGATAGAAGCATTAGCAAGGAGAATATGA
- a CDS encoding Ada metal-binding domain-containing protein encodes MKRLQKVYLQLFLVLCVAVSLTSIFPTLSHQAAIPVQIAHLDDCAIDAIAPSTPQSEGAYVANSNTGKFHYAGCRYVNMMSPSHKVFYDNRDEAINAGFVPCKVCRP; translated from the coding sequence ATGAAGCGTTTACAAAAAGTCTATTTACAGCTGTTCCTGGTCTTATGTGTTGCGGTCAGTCTTACTTCTATCTTTCCTACCCTCTCTCATCAGGCAGCAATCCCTGTTCAAATTGCTCATTTAGATGATTGTGCTATTGATGCTATTGCACCGTCTACTCCACAATCTGAGGGTGCATATGTGGCTAACTCTAATACTGGTAAGTTCCATTATGCTGGCTGTAGGTACGTGAATATGATGTCACCAAGTCACAAGGTATTTTATGATAATAGGGATGAGGCTATTAATGCGGGGTTTGTGCCTTGTAAGGTTTGTAGGCCGTAA
- a CDS encoding sensor domain-containing diguanylate cyclase produces MRFLHKFTLLFGTLIIISSCIQFIVFDRFFLAATDSLLLAINEKAANNSSSQLLTYFKRIENSLRIIASDPKIRKNQELLNEIATIIPEVDVIAILDKQGDISLASGTTRNVSGLNLSQRYYFQQAIQGKTYISDVYTSPSGRKVISIAIPIIESGNIEGVVVGVVQLHGDILASMFDNKSFGRGGYIAISDRQGNIVYHPNKERIGKKNVIVDKLQGTTGSGVMKDFSGFDRYIGFSKVSELDWIVTVNTPTTEIMQTRNMMIYEILTISLLAIFVIVAFGTYTVRQYTKPIDRLIEAFSSVKKGEYKQIASYDYATEFDEIIQVYNNTIIKLEDVHAALEGMADLDGLTGAYNRRAFDNLLGALTSEVESHSLETLGIMLLDIDNFKWLNDTYGHLAGDDILKKLTVILQLIVEDQSVFRFGGDEFAIILRNISYETLMSFAEEIRLESEKALNGCTVSIGIAICPEDTDSIEKLLDFADKALYISKETKNKVTAYGSNK; encoded by the coding sequence ATGCGTTTTTTACACAAATTTACGCTATTATTCGGTACTTTGATTATTATTAGTAGCTGTATTCAATTTATTGTTTTTGATAGATTTTTTCTTGCTGCTACTGATTCTTTATTATTGGCAATTAATGAAAAGGCCGCGAACAATAGTAGTTCACAGCTTTTAACATATTTTAAAAGAATTGAGAATTCATTAAGAATTATTGCCTCGGATCCTAAAATTAGGAAGAATCAGGAACTTCTTAATGAGATTGCTACGATCATTCCTGAAGTAGATGTGATTGCAATCCTTGATAAACAAGGCGATATCTCACTTGCCAGTGGAACTACTCGTAATGTTTCTGGTTTGAATTTGTCACAAAGATATTACTTTCAACAAGCGATTCAGGGTAAAACGTACATAAGTGACGTATATACGAGTCCCAGTGGCCGTAAAGTTATTTCAATCGCGATTCCTATTATTGAAAGCGGTAATATTGAAGGAGTAGTTGTCGGGGTAGTTCAATTGCACGGAGATATTCTGGCATCCATGTTTGACAATAAATCATTTGGTCGGGGCGGATACATTGCTATTTCAGACAGACAAGGAAATATAGTTTATCATCCAAATAAGGAACGTATCGGAAAGAAAAATGTGATTGTTGATAAGTTGCAGGGGACGACAGGTTCGGGAGTCATGAAGGATTTTTCTGGATTCGATCGTTATATTGGATTTAGCAAGGTTTCTGAATTAGACTGGATTGTTACTGTAAATACACCTACTACCGAGATAATGCAAACTCGGAATATGATGATTTACGAAATTCTAACGATATCATTGTTGGCTATTTTTGTAATTGTTGCATTTGGTACATACACAGTGCGACAGTATACAAAGCCGATAGATAGATTAATTGAGGCGTTTAGCTCTGTAAAAAAAGGAGAATATAAGCAAATTGCTTCTTATGATTATGCTACTGAATTTGATGAAATAATTCAAGTATATAACAACACAATTATAAAACTAGAAGATGTCCATGCTGCATTAGAAGGGATGGCCGACCTTGATGGGTTAACTGGAGCTTATAACCGGAGGGCTTTTGATAACCTGTTAGGGGCGCTTACTAGTGAAGTAGAATCTCACTCATTAGAAACTCTAGGAATTATGCTACTGGATATTGATAACTTTAAGTGGTTGAATGATACATATGGTCATTTAGCAGGGGATGACATATTAAAGAAACTTACCGTAATATTGCAATTAATCGTAGAAGATCAATCTGTGTTCCGGTTTGGCGGAGATGAATTCGCGATTATCTTGAGGAATATCTCCTATGAGACGTTAATGTCCTTTGCAGAAGAAATTCGTTTGGAGAGTGAAAAGGCATTAAACGGCTGTACAGTAAGTATAGGTATTGCAATTTGTCCTGAAGATACGGATTCTATAGAGAAATTACTGGATTTTGCCGATAAGGCACTTTATATTAGCAAAGAAACCAAAAATAAAGTAACAGCATATGGGAGCAACAAATAG
- a CDS encoding ankyrin repeat domain-containing protein, producing MANYIKLMFLIIVILLLNITSIFASSMDVLLINSVRNNDVNMVKTALSNGANINYMPDICTSPLSIAVQNKNSDMVHFLILNGANCNYQFINMSEKVTPLIQAVLNTDIKTVRVLLEAGADINGTSENGNTPIMAAATSEPKIMIVQLLISKGANVNQANNYGTTPLMIVAKHENGWLPDISPAKLAVAKLLLQAGSDTTIRDNYYNKSALDYAIDTNFKEMINLLLPLSSK from the coding sequence GTGGCTAATTATATTAAATTAATGTTTCTTATAATCGTGATATTATTGTTAAATATAACAAGTATATTTGCTAGTTCAATGGATGTTTTATTAATAAATAGTGTTAGAAATAACGATGTTAATATGGTGAAAACTGCTCTTTCAAATGGAGCCAATATAAATTATATGCCCGATATATGTACTTCACCGCTCAGTATAGCTGTTCAAAATAAAAATTCTGACATGGTTCATTTTCTTATTTTAAACGGAGCTAACTGTAACTATCAATTTATTAATATGTCGGAAAAAGTAACTCCACTTATTCAGGCAGTTTTAAATACTGATATTAAAACTGTTCGGGTTTTATTAGAAGCCGGTGCCGATATTAATGGTACTAGCGAAAATGGAAATACTCCAATTATGGCTGCTGCTACCTCCGAACCGAAAATAATGATAGTTCAGTTGTTAATATCGAAGGGTGCAAATGTAAATCAAGCAAATAATTACGGAACTACGCCGCTTATGATAGTAGCTAAACACGAAAATGGTTGGTTGCCGGATATCAGTCCTGCTAAACTAGCGGTAGCTAAACTTTTGTTGCAGGCTGGTTCAGATACTACAATTAGAGATAACTATTATAATAAAAGTGCTCTTGATTATGCAATCGATACAAATTTTAAAGAAATGATTAATCTATTATTGCCTCTTTCTTCGAAATAA
- a CDS encoding nitroreductase yields the protein MNTLKAITERRSIREFQNKSIPQETIEAILELTMKAPSGKNRQPWRFVVLQDKRKDELVNIMTNVTNHRKLQGLDMGSCEGSIHAMNQASVVILVFNAFSNFEKDYNHYRLLTDTQSIGAAIQTMILAAQDFGLGTLWICDIFYSEREICSWLNRDDELVAALAIGYANQSPNPRPRQSWRDVTEWENL from the coding sequence ATGAACACACTAAAGGCAATTACAGAGAGAAGAAGTATTCGAGAATTTCAGAATAAATCAATACCACAAGAAACTATAGAAGCAATCCTGGAACTAACGATGAAAGCACCTTCAGGAAAGAATCGTCAGCCATGGCGATTTGTTGTATTGCAAGACAAAAGAAAAGATGAATTAGTTAACATCATGACTAACGTTACTAATCATCGAAAGCTACAAGGCTTAGATATGGGAAGTTGTGAAGGAAGCATTCATGCGATGAATCAGGCATCCGTAGTAATTCTAGTGTTCAATGCCTTCTCTAACTTTGAAAAAGATTATAATCACTACAGGCTACTAACTGATACTCAATCAATCGGCGCAGCTATTCAAACAATGATTTTAGCAGCACAAGATTTTGGTCTTGGTACCCTTTGGATTTGTGATATTTTTTACTCTGAGCGTGAAATATGTTCTTGGTTAAATCGCGATGATGAACTTGTTGCAGCGTTGGCTATCGGTTATGCTAATCAATCGCCTAATCCTCGGCCGCGTCAGTCATGGAGAGATGTTACGGAGTGGGAGAATTTATAG
- a CDS encoding nitroreductase family protein yields MKLITVNEEKCIKCELCIKECPVDVLKMGKKGPEEIANTTCIACGHCVAICPNAAIDNKKTPLIQQVDTKDFPKLNAQQAEHFLRSRRSIRNYKDESVSREKLTKLIDIARLAPTAGNSQGISFVVVENKQLIEKATESSIQMIENSPLRYLVEEAIRSYREDGVDSIFRGAPNLIITIADKDLRSARDNSVSYLTYLELYAPSLGLGSCWAGIFEYCASIENSPMLKLFNIPEGKKITAAVMVGYPKYSYKRLVDRNPLDVTFLS; encoded by the coding sequence ATAAAACTTATAACTGTAAATGAAGAGAAATGTATTAAATGCGAACTTTGTATTAAAGAATGTCCAGTAGATGTTCTAAAGATGGGAAAAAAGGGACCGGAAGAAATAGCAAACACCACTTGCATTGCCTGCGGACATTGTGTTGCTATATGCCCTAATGCCGCTATAGATAATAAAAAAACACCTTTAATACAACAAGTTGATACAAAAGATTTTCCTAAGTTAAATGCACAGCAGGCAGAGCATTTTTTAAGATCACGTCGTTCCATAAGAAATTATAAAGACGAGTCAGTATCAAGAGAAAAATTAACAAAATTAATTGATATTGCAAGGCTAGCTCCTACTGCAGGAAATAGTCAAGGTATATCCTTTGTGGTAGTTGAAAATAAACAATTAATTGAAAAAGCTACTGAAAGTTCTATTCAGATGATAGAAAATTCCCCATTAAGGTATCTAGTAGAAGAAGCTATCAGAAGTTACAGGGAAGATGGAGTTGATTCAATTTTCCGTGGTGCTCCTAACTTAATCATAACTATTGCAGATAAAGATCTTCGAAGTGCCAGAGATAACTCTGTTTCATATTTGACTTATCTAGAATTATATGCTCCTTCACTAGGACTTGGATCCTGTTGGGCTGGAATTTTTGAGTATTGTGCATCTATTGAGAATTCACCGATGCTTAAATTATTCAATATTCCAGAAGGAAAAAAGATAACAGCTGCGGTTATGGTTGGATATCCTAAGTATAGTTATAAGCGATTAGTAGATAGAAATCCATTAGATGTTACATTTTTAAGTTAA